The DNA window TCGGATGCATGGCGGCCCTCAACCAATTCGTATCATGACTCGGCCTCCGAGGGATGCCCTTCTTCAAGCTACTGAAGAAGACCGACCACTTCACATGGACCCCGGAAGCGCAAGAAGCTTTTGAGGACTTCAAGAAATACTTGACCTCTCCTCCCGTGCTGGATTCACCTAGCCCAAACGAGCCGCTCCTGCTCTACGTCTCGGCCACAGAACAGGTCGTCAGCACAGTCCTCGTGGTCGAGCGGGAAGAAAACGGACACGCTCAGCTGGTGCAGCGATCGGTCTACTTCGTCAGCGAAGTACTTGGAGAATCCAAGTTAAAGTACCCCCAGGTCCAGAAACTTCTCTACGGCGTCCTGATAACGGTAAGGAAGCTCGTTCATTACTTCCAAGCCCATCAGGTTTCAGTCATCACATCCTACCCACTCGACGATATTATACACAACAAGGAAGTGCAAGACCGCATCGCGAAGTGGGCACTGGAGATGATGTCATACGACATCACCTTCAAGCCACGCACCACGATAAAGTCATAGGCACTCGCCGACTTCGTGGCCGAGTGGACCGATGTGCAACTGGAAACCACGCCAAAAGAGCTGCCCCACTAGACAATGTACTTCGACGGTTCTTTACGCATGTAGGGGGACAGGGCCGGAGTAGTACTTATATCGCCCAACgacgaaaaattcaaatacgTGCTCTATATCCACTTCCCGGCATCGCACAACGTCGCCGAGTACGAAGCACTCCTTCACGGGCTACGGTTGGCTATATCCCTTGGAATTAGGCAGCTACTTGTTCGAGGAGATTCCCAGCTAGTCGTCAACCAGGTCATGAACGAGTGGACCTGCGCTGACGAAAACATGCAAGCCTACCGACAGGAGGTGCGCAAACTTGAATACAAGTTCGAGGGACTTGAGCTGGTTCACATCTTGCGGCACAAAAACGAAGCCGCCGACGAATTAGCCAATCTCGGCTCAAAATGGCTACAGGTGCCAACCGACATATTCGTCAAACACCTCACAAAGCCCACAGTCGAGAAAAAAGACAAACCCAAACCAACCCCAAGTGAAGCAGGAGACGCAGGAGACAATGGCCAACCACCAAACTCCGACGATCGCACGGTTGCAGTCATCACTGACGACTGGAGAACTCCGTTCATCAATTTCCTCACGGAGGAAGTCCTCCCGACTGATAAGGCAGAAGCCAAACGTGTCAGCCGACGAAGCTACTGCTATATCGTGTCAGACGGAGAGCTCCTTCGGCGAAGCGCATCGGGCATCCTCATGCGCTGCGTGCTCCCTGACGAGGGCAAACGAATACTCCAGTCGGTCCACTCGGGCCTCTGTGGCAACCACGCCTCGGCCAAGATGATAGTTGGAAAGGCCTACAGACAAGGGTTCTTCTGGCCAACCGTCGTAACAGACGTGCAAGAGTTGGTTAGAAAGTGCGAAAGGTGTCAATTCTTCGCAAGACAGACACACGTGCCGGCACAGGAACTGCAAACTATCCCGATCTCCTGGCCGTTCGCCGTCTGGGGACTCGACATTGTCGGGCGCTTCAAGCGGGCACCAGGAGGGTTCACCCACCTGTTCGTCGCCATCGACAAATTcactaagtggatagaagcAAAACCGGTCGCCACAATCGACTCAGCGCATGCGAAAGACTTCATACAGAACATTATCTACCACTTCGGCATTCCGAACCGTATCATTACGGACAACGGTAGGCAATTCATCTCTGGAGTTTTCCATGATTTTTGCGAGGAGCGTGGGATCAAGATCTGCTACACCTCCGTAGCACACCCGAAGAGCAACGGGCAGGTCAAAAGAGCTAACGGCATGATCCTTCAAGGAATCAAAACCAGGGTCTTCGACCGACTACATCCCTACGCCGGACGATGGGTGCAAATGCTGCCGCTAGCACTTTGGGCACTCCACACCTCCGTCAGTCGGAGTACGGGGACAATCGCCCTTCTTCCTTGTGTACGGAGTAGAGGCAGTCCTGCCCACCGAAATCGACCACGAATCATTTCGCATACGGAACTACAACGAGTCCACGGCAGACACGGCTAGGGAAGACGACCTCAACAGGCTGGAAGAAGCCAGGGATATCGCAACTATCCAGTCGGCGCGCTATCTGCAGGGACTCCACCGATTCCACAACAGGAATGTTCGCGGTAGGGCGTTTCTAGTCGGCGACCTGGTCTTACGCAAAGTACAGACTACAAAAGATCGACACAAGCTCTCTCCAATCTGGGAAGGGCCCTACGTCATAGCTGAGGTCACTCGGCCCGGCTCGTACTGACTAAGGATGGAAGACGGAAGGCTGCTAGAGATTCCATGGAACATCGAACAGCTACGTCCCTTTCACACATAGTCAATctcttgtatttttctttttaccctTTGACTGCCCTCGCCGAGTGCCTACCACTCAAAAGACCAGTCGGGGGTTGCAATGTACTCTACCTTCGGGTTCTGTTTTAATAAAATGCCAATGAGCCCTTTAACTGTCGGTCAAGCAAAGTCCGGATGCAGTAGCACATCCGCTCAGCCACACCTCGCTCCTCACCAAACCAAGTAACACTACGCTAAGCTCCGCGCTGGCTAAGTCCACTCGGGGGCTGTTGGGACAGGCGCATGCCAAAAGGATAACTCGTCACGTGACAACGAAATACACCACAGTAGAAGACTCTAaagcaaatagattaattaaaatCACATCACAATAGTTCACCTAGAATATGGTTGACTACTACAAGTTCCCCTACTTTACAGGCCAAGGTCATCCGCGACCGACTCAGCAGCCTTCTCCGACTCGTTGATGTACTTCATAGCCGTCTCCTCGTCGCAATCGGCAGCAAGTCCATCGCAGATGGCATCAACCTCCACCCGGGGATACAACGACTTTACGATGGCAAGAGCATGGCTAGC is part of the Oryza brachyantha chromosome 2, ObraRS2, whole genome shotgun sequence genome and encodes:
- the LOC102713168 gene encoding uncharacterized protein LOC102713168, with the translated sequence MPFFKLLKKTDHFTWTPEAQEAFEDFKKYLTSPPVLDSPSPNEPLLLYVSATEQVVSTVLVVEREENGHAQLVQRSVYFVSEVLGESKLKYPQVQKLLYGVLITGDRAGVVLISPNDEKFKYVLYIHFPASHNVAEYEALLHGLRLAISLGIRQLLVRGDSQLVVNQVMNEWTCADENMQAYRQEVRKLEYKFEGLELVHILRHKNEAADELANLGSKWLQVPTDIFVKHLTKPTVEKKDKPKPTPSEAGDAGDNGQPPNSDDRTVAVITDDWRTPFINFLTEEVLPTDKAEAKRVSRRSYCYIVSDGELLRRSASGILMRCVLPDEGKRILQSVHSGLCGNHASAKMIVGKAYRQGFFWPTVVTDVQELVRKCERCQFFARQTHVPAQELQTIPISWPFAVWGLDIVGRFKRAPGGFTHLFVAIDKFTKWIEAKPVATIDSAHAKDFIQNIIYHFGIPNRIITDNGRQFISGVFHDFCEERGIKICYTSVAHPKSNGQVKRANGMILQGIKTRVFDRLHPYAGRWVQMLPLALWALHTSVSRSTGTIALLPCVRSRGSPAHRNRPRIISHTELQRVHGRHG